The sequence taaaaagatAATGTAGCGCAGGATGTGTGATGAGTGCTACCACCGTTAAATTAGTAGTAATGAGAAGGGTGTAACAATGGCGGAGGGTTTGGCTACAGTTGCTTTTGGTGAGAGCATCTGGCAGAACTCAGATTAGCCATTAGCGCAGTAGCCCCTTGTTGTAAATGGACGGCTAAGCTGATAAATGTTTAGCCTCTTACTTGTTTTAGTGTCAGTGGTGTCTTTTATCCTAATGTTTCCTGATTGTGTGTTGTTTGATTACAGGGACATAATCTGATCATCCTCCTGTCTGGCTCAGATTAATTCCCCCGACTTGTAACTTCCACAAAACGTTCACTTAGCTTTCCCTACTGGTGGGAAGTTCTCCCAGCCTTCATGTGAAATCATGGAACCTATTGACTTAAATGAATTAGTGTGCTGTCTCTTTAATTACTCCGAAACTGGAGTTGAGGTTCCCATAAAGAGAAATGTGACATGATGATGACATTTAATTAGCCAAACGTCGACTATTTAGTGTTACCCCTCCGCCAAGTCCCCGCATGCATACTTTTATTTGTGAAGGGCATAGCATAGTGGAGAAAGATTGGAACCAACTGCGAAGGGAGGGAAATCCTTTCCTATCCTCTGATGGGAGATCAATTCTTCCTTTCTGAAAGCTACACAGCATTCTTATCTGCGcctgcaattttatttatttattataattttttagatAGTGGCAATCATAGGAcgcattgctgtacagagaatatataatcatccatcccagtccctgtcccattagagcttacaatctatcatcatcatcatctatttatttatatagcgccactaattccgcagcgctgtacagagaactcactcacatcagtccctgccccattggagcttacaatctaaatcccctaacatacacacacacacacacacacacagactaagaaagactaaggacaatttaatagcagccaattaaacctactagtatgtttttggagtgtgggaggaaaccggagcacccagaggaaacccacgcatacatggggagaacatacaaactccattcagataaggccatggtcgggaattgaactcatgaacccagtgctgtgaggcagaagtgctaactactaagccatcTATATtgtctaacacatacacacagggtCATTTCTGTCAGAAGCCAATGATGTTTATTAGACTGAGGGAGGAACCTGGAACGCTTGAAAGAAACTCGCACAAGTGCAAACCCGCAGAAGCACTTCTAAAAACTGCAAAGTGGGAGCACCCTTACGTATGTGCCCACCACTTAATAAATGCACTGTGTCTTCTCATACGGTTCCACCTCCGAGGTCCACCTAATATTGGGGGTAAAATAGTTATTAGAACCGAACacaccaaaatataatttttttaagaagTACATTTTTCCCACTGCTGGATTTATCATGCAACCTTAAATCTAACGTCCGTACCAAACAtactacaatcatcatcatcatcatctgctccCAAACTTGCATCCGGTTTATGTAGCACCTATTGGAGTAGTTTATCAAAAacaaaagcaaccaatcagattctagctctcattttccaGAATAtacttgataaatgatagctagaatctgattggttgctacaggcaacacctccacttttcctatttagaaggtttgataaatctaccccactgTGTACCCCTGAATAACTTCCAATTTATCCCAAAGACCCTCAAATGCGTTTATATGTCAAGTTTAATGTAACTGGTGGAATCTATCCAAAGTACCCCTGGGGATACATTTATTACAGGTTGAGAAACTCTGCTTCAGAATCCAGGACAATGGACTATAGTATCAATATTATTCTTCCGTTGTTTTGTATATGTCACTTATTGGGCGATGTGTTTATTTTCATAGTTGGAGTTTAACTAGTTTGGGACACTGAAACAAAACTGGATTTGAACTTGACAGAACCGGAGTTCATGGTGAAATCGCTGCCAGTTTAACCGTGTGGATGCAGGAGAGAAACACACTGATATCTAGTGTATACTGAGAGACAGAATTAAAGGGCAGCGCACATTTTTTAATTGGGAAAATAAAGGTTCATGCCCTGAACAAGCATAGAGACAAACACATAACATGTAATTGCACAAAACAAGTTACTTtgattaataattatataaattcatCTGCAGCcacaattaaaacttctttggttgtgttttaaaaatgtcTTTGTATTTAATTGTTAGCTGTTCTTCATTAAATAGGAATGTATTACCAACAACTGGAATTCTGAGAACTGTTATAACGAGACTCTACTTGGTGCTACCGACCTTTGTGTTTTGCAGTTAGTGAAGACAGTGGACTTGGACCCACGGGAGAACTATGTTTTTGGGTTCCACCCTCACGGTGTTCTCGTGGCTGGAGCGTTCACCAATTTCTGCACCGAAGCAACGGGATTTCCTGAGCTCTTCCCGGGAGTCACACCGTACCTCCTGATGCTGCCGCTTTGGTTCCGAGCTCCGTTTTTCAGAGACTACATTATGAGCGGAGGTAAGTACATCTCAGCATATATTACAATAAACAGACTTCAGATCTATCACTAGGAATGAAATCAAAGAGATGTGTGGTAAGATGTGACCTCGTCTCAGGTGGGGAGTCCTGAAAAGAGCAGGTACAAAGTAACGGGGCCCAGGACTACCTGGTGGCCCGGGTCTGCCTGTGTAGTGGAGGGAGCCACCAACCTCATGTGGCCATGTCCCCTTTGGCAGATATGGAAGAGGCCCCAAgatgttgctgtaccggggcccaaaatacCTCTTGGCGGACCTAATCTCAGGTGGCACAATGCTGGGAAAGCAGAAACAAGGCATTCTCCTCACCTCCTGGACCCTAACTTAACATTCCCCTGACCTAACGGTTAGCTCACCAGCCGCACGCTGCAATTACTGATAACTGGATGAAGCTCAGGGTGATAGGAGTCACCGGTGCTGCTTCCTGCAATCAATGTCTTAGCAGTGAGTGGAGCATTCTTCCTCTTCTGCTTCATCTCCACTCACCCTGTCCATCACCACAGTTCTAGTGGAGGGATTGGAGGAGGAAGCACCGATGACTTGTGTCACCCAGTGTTTCCTCCTGCATACGGTTTAATGCAGGGCACGGATGGTGACCAGAGTGTTAGGGAACGAAGTGGGTGGTAGAACGACTACAGTCTCAGGTGACATAAGGAGTGAAAACCCATTGTATGTGTCTCCGCTTTTCCTGAAGTCTCCCTTTTCCACCTATTATATTTCATTCAGAATGTTTTattattggtatatatatatttagtgggaATAGACACCTATGTTTTGCTAGTTTCGGAGCCCTGTGTGAAGCATGCAGAGCAATTTATGGACTGAGCGGCCTATGTCACATGCGTGTTCTGGATTATTTGTTTTAACAATTAGTCAATCAGTAATCCCCCTATGTCCGAGAGATACTTAGCAAAAAGGTGTATTGCTCTGTGATGCACAGATGCCACTCTGTTTATTTGGAATATTATTTTGCCACTAGAGTGTTtcattagtgtatatatatatctatatatatatatatatatatatatatatatatatatatatatatatatatacacacatatatatatatataggtatatatatatatagatatatatatagatatatatatatatagatatatatatatatatatatatatatagatatatagagatatatatatatatatatatatatatatatatatatatatatatatatatatatctctatatatctatatatatatctctatatatctatatatatatatatatatatatatatatatatatatatatatatatatatatatatatatatatacctatatatatatatgtgtgtatatatatatatatatatatatatatatatatatatatatatatacatacactaataACAGTGCTTGTAATCTTCTATTTTTCCTTATTCATTCACAATCCCAATTTGCCATCATATTCCCTACGACAGACACACATGCTCTGTGACAAATCTCTTAATGAAGCCCCGGTCAGCCTACCAGCAGTTAGCATTCATCAGTTTGATGTAAATTACAGCTtgggtctgattggttgctgtggttcagtacAAATCTGGCACCTTAATGCAATGAATAATCCCACATCTTATCTCCACTGAGAAAGCAGCTGCCATGTATGTAAATAAGCACATTTATAAGAATACCCATTTGTTGTAGTAAATATTGATAGAAGAACATGGTGAaaaaattttattaaataaaatgtgacgAGATTGAATCCTAGACAGTAGTAAAATTGTAAATAGACTATATGTCCTTGTTCAGTCAAATTAATATACCCCAAAGAGAAGATAAATACTTTCATAGTATATTAtgacagattttttaaaaaactttatatattttttagcacCGACAACTGGGATCGGTCGAGATTAAGAGGTTCTTAAGGTTCTTACACGTGGCATTTGcctcagacttgccaactctcccggaatgtctgggagattcccgggctcccgggagagtatggcagcctcccacatctgtgggcagaattagatccaaaatgccgcgattctcagggaatcatggcatttggccacgccccccaCAGTAAAATtgtgcgtttgcgtcattacataaggggcctgatttgcatagccccacccccaaaatGCCCACCCCCCCAGGCAGCTCCCAGACCCAGACTTGagagagtcggcaagtatgatcaGAAAGCAGCTGGAACCCTCTGAAAATAAGTAACATTTCGGGAAACTGATAGACACAAGTGCAAAGGTAAAACAGTGGTGTCGCCAATAGAAAATCTTTGCTTGCGTTTTAAAAACTGGAGTAGagacatgatagctagaatctgattggttgctgtgggcaagaGCGCAGCTTTCATAAAAGTCCAAGATTAATATTTATTAGCGGTTCTGTACACAGCAGCTTTCAAGGCCAAGGCCTCGTTATTGATCGACGCAAGAAAATTCTACATGATCTTTTTTCTTTGCTGATCCATCATTCAGCATTTGTGCTGTAAGTGCGCTCCCTACGCTGACTCTCCCGGAGCCTGGATTTCTGGGAGTGTTCCTGGTCTCCTGAGGGAGTGTGAAATTCTTGGAGAAGTGGATGGGAACAATGGCCCGTGGgcgggtgtgtgtgggtgtgtgcgGGTGTGGGCGGGTGTGTGCGGGTGTGGGCAGGGTTTCAACTCAGCTGGTCAAAGTTTGGGCTATTTGAAGCGTTGGAAGCAGTATTCCGCCACTGGCCTTGGCTCTTGCTCGGCGTCTTTGAGCAAGAAGTGATTACTCCGTTTAATCAATTGACTATAAACCGACAAGGGTACAGGGGGTCATTTTCCCCCACGGACCAATCTTGTTTTTACAGATGAGTGCCAGCATAGAGTGACGCTAGAAGTAGTGAATTACTCAAAAACACTACAAATGTCACCAGGAAGATAGGCAACTAATAATATTATTAcgcacaataaaataatattattcagaATAATGTAACCTTATTAAGTGGAATTGACGTCTTGTAGGACTGATCCCGTCAGACAGAGAGAGCGCTTCCTACCTGCTGAAGAAGAAAAAGAGTGGAAATGCAATAGTCATCGCCGTGGGCGGAGCCCCAGAGTCGCTGGACGCTCGACCCGGCGCCTTCAAGCTGTTGCTGAAAGACAGAAAAGGATTCATCAAACTCGCCATGCAGCATGGGTAATATCATTCGCTACTTTCCTTTAGTACACTATATAGGCCTACTTTGTTTCTATTGTGCAAGAAATGTCATGGGTACAATATTTTAGTCTTATTAGTACTGAGCTTCCAGCCGCCACCACCCAGGAACCCCTCCTTCACATTGTACCCCCTATACTTTTATCCAGAGTGAACACTCTGTCTGGCCTTCTATACTAAGAAACAGGCCCCGCCCACTTATTTGCATACCTTGTTTCGCAAGATTCTATACAGGAATGCTAAACAAACAATGgagtttatttaatttaaatgttgCAATGTTTTTAAAGGAGCAGTGATTTGTAGCATCTGAAAATTTCATAATATAAGAAAGGGCTCATCAAAGCACTTTGCAtgttataattaaatattaaatggtCTTATGTCTGACTTATACATATTCAAATATTTTCCCAAAGCAACTAATATTTATAAAGAGTGTTCTTACATGAGAAAGTGATAAATGGACAATATAAATTGACCTTTAGCAGTTCAACAATCGCAGCTATTGCTTATTGGAGGCCATCGTAATGATGGTACTACATTATATATCGAGATCTAACTCAGTGACTTTAGGATGTGAGATGGACTTACACAGGAATGTAGCAGTGTTCCGTGAGCAACTACTGGTCATATACCCAAACAAAAGATAATACAGTTCATCCCCTTCTAAAAGATATCAAAATAATGTGGATATTTGGTTACAGTTTGGAGTTGCTATGTTTCCTGTAGTACTGCATTCCTGATATTTCTTGTACCACTAATTATTATGACTAAACatgtagagcctgattcattaaggaaagtaaagtaaaaaaaatgagtaactttgcaccttggcaaaaccatgttgtattggagggggaggtaaatttaaaatgtgatgacagatttatagttggggtagggcatgtcctagatcaactttaaatttcagtgtaaaaataaagctatcaagtatttgtgtgctacatgaaaaaacagacagtatttatcttatgtgcaaaataataaactcatttgcaccccttgtattgtaacattgtattgtccaggagaaaactcattccccccccccccccccttactttccataatgaatcggCCCGTACTGTCcatatgtataaatgtaatattgCAGAGAAGATAGATTCTCCTTACATGGTTTGTACACGATCACGTTACTTTCATGTAATAGCTGGTACGCACCTTGTGCAACTTGTACTAATTTTATTCATTTAgcttttgtttttactttgtgctttttagccatgtatttatataatcagtCAGAGATGTTTATTCTTGTCACCCTGGGATTATGATACATTTGATATAAGTGATGCCTCTTTATAATGCCCCTCTTTATAAAACCACCTTTACTATCCAACAGTTATGTTCTATGTAAAAACATTAAACTACAATACATTCTATTTTATGTCACCGTGCTTGTAATGTCACCCTCCCTATATAATACCACCCTCCCTATATAATACCACCCTCTTCATATAATACCACCCTCCCTATATAATACCACCCTCTCCATATAATACCACCCTCCCTATATAATGCCACCCTCCCTATATAATACCACCCTCCCTATATAATGCCTCCCTCCCTATATAATGCCACCCTCCCTATATAATGCCACCCCCTAAATAATACCACCCTCCCTATATAATGCCACCCTCCCTATATAAAACCACCCTCCCTATATAATACCACCCTCCCTATATAATGCCACCCACCCTATATAATGCCACCCCCTAAATAATACCACCCTCCCTATATAATGCCACCCTCCCTATATAAAACCACCCTCCCTATATAATACCACCCTCCCTATATAATGCCACCCACCCTATATAATGCCACCCCCTAAATAATACCACCCTCCCTATATAATGCCACCCTACCTATATAATACCACCCCTCTATAAAATGCCCCCTCCCTATATAATACCACCTTCGCTATATAATGCCACCCTCCCTATATAATGCCACCCCCTAAATAATACCACCCTCCCTATATAATGCCATGCTCCCTATATAATACCACCCTCCCTATATAATGCCACCCTACCTATATAATACCACCCCTCTATAAAATGCCCCCTCCCTATATAATACCACCTTCGCTATATAATGCCACCCTCCATATATCATGCCATCCTCCCTATATAATACCACCCTCCCTATATAAAACCACCCTCCCTATATAATGCCACCCTCCCTATAAAATGCCACCCTCCCTATATAATGCCACCCCCTATAAAATGCCAGTGTCCCCATATAATGCCTTACTCCCTATATAATGCCACCCTCCATATATGCCACCCACTTATATAATGTCACCCCCCTATAAAATTCCACACTGCCAATATAATGCCACCTTCCCCATATAATGCCACCCTCCCTATATAATGTCACCCTCCCTATATAATGGTACCGTCCATATAATAATGCCACCTTACCTATATAATGCCATCCCCCTATATAATGGTACCGTCCCTATATAATGTCACCCTCGCTATAACACCAGTTTTGCCTTGTGTTTTAATCTGCCTTATAACGAGGGAGAACAGTCTTTGGTCATATCTCAGGACAGCTCTGTCTGGTTATATAAACGTATGGCTGAAAAACAAACATAAGACAATGTTTTTAGTAACAGTTCCAGGGGGTCGTGTACAAGCCACAAAATTAATGTCATCTAATGTGGAAAACCCATTATTCAAATGATGTAGtcaccatttaaataaaaaagtatccCTATGTGTAAAGTTATAGAGTTATCTCTATAAATCAGAGAATGTGAGGACGTCTGTGATACCTTCCAGCTGTCCTGATATCCACGGATCAGTCCAGTTCCGTGGATTAGGACATAGATCCCAATTCTGGAACAGTTGGAAGTTATGTCCCACTGACAAACCCTTCAATGCTCCATGTACCAGCAGTCAGTGCACCCGGTATTGAAGGGCTGTTTTTAGGGTTGGAGAACAGGTCTGGGGGCAGCCGTTCTCTGGATTCCTCAGAGATTGTGAGGTCTACATAAGAGTATTTCCCATACCAGCATCTAAGGGAACAATGATTGTGGAGCGGCTCCATTCTGGGCTGCTCACCGCTGCAATAACCGTATCCCCACGCGCCTCTTAGCCCCCCGTGGTtattatccctgtttttttttgtatgttcagAGCTTCCTTGGTCCCAGTCTTTTCATTTGGAGAGAACGAGCTCTTCGACCAGGTGGATAATCCAAAAGGATCGTTTCTGAGAGGGGTCCAGGAAAAGCTGCAGAAAGTGATGGGGGTCGCTCTCCCTCTGTTCCACGCTCGGGGGGTCTTCCAGTACAGCTTCGGTCTACTCCCATATAGAAGGCCGATTTATACTGTCGGTAAGTTTCCATTCCAAGTGGTTTAAAGAAAAGCATAACTTATATATGATCATTGTGTATGTAATCCGCCACTGCTGGGGGACCCCAGGGCAGCCCAAGGTACCCGTCACCTCCCCTCTCTGCACCCCAGGAAGTTACACTATATGTATCACATCACTCAGTATCTGCTGATAAACAACCAGTAATCTAGGAGCAAAGATCACTGCTGAATAACCATCAATCATGTTATTAATTACACACTGGAGGTCATTAATCAAAGTTCCCAGGATAAACAGTTAATATTTCCAATTACCGATCCATTGCTTCAGCTTTATAGCTGAAAGACTTTGAAACACCTGATAAATATTATCAGAAGCATATTTTGCAGAAAAAGCATCTCGAGAAggtacacttgggggtaaatgtatcaagttgagagttttccggcgggtttgaataaccaatcggattctagctatcatttatttagtagattctacataatgacagctagaatctgattggttgctataggcaacatctccacttttcaaacccaccggaaaactctcagcttgatacatttacccttttgGCGTTTTGTGTTCTTAATAGAGGGGACGTACAAGCGGAACTTTTCCTAGACCTCAGTTCGGAATATCAACCTGCTGGAAATGGTGAGAAGGGCGACGTTTCTCTCTACATTGATTAAAACGCGCTTTCCGAATAAAGAGCACCTGGATTGCACCAGAGGGCTCAGTAAAAGTTTGACCCTCTTTGAGTCTCACCCACTGGTGTTTGTATCTGGGTGCATAGCCCAGGTGCCTTAGGCTGCACTTATTAAAGCAAACCCAGGTACAGCCAGCTTCTACCATTAGAAGATGCAACACAATAAACAATATTGATATATTTGGGAAGTTTTTTGGGGGGCCATAAGATTACCCTATTTTCAAGTTCACTTTATATTAGTCTAATGGAAATATTAATAGATGCATTTCTTAAATATAGATGTTTACAGGCTCTACCTGACTTCTACAAAGTGTTACTAACTCTAAAACCTGCAAGCAGAGAGCCCAGGGGCTGGCCGGCAAATTTTAGGGGGtgagactcaactcagcagcctattaggaatgttttaaaggggaaaaagatACAGGTAGGCCAGAGACCCGGTCCCAAGTATCCTACCCCCCAACCTGCCCCAGAGGAAGCCATTGTTATCTCTGTTCCAGAATCCTCCTTAAAATAAGTTGAAATTTGGCCTTAAATGCTCCTAGTCTTACCCCAACTGAACCACACAGAATAATTTATTTGTAGACTACAAATCCCCCAAAATgcatatttacaaatacaaagcAAAAGCGGAACCCGATTATTGTATTGCTGTATTTTGGATGTTACATCTCTTTAGTCTGTTGCCTGAGAATTCTAAATATTATTCTTAAAACCTTGTTAGGATGATATTCACAGAGCTATTTACACTGACTTGTGAATTGTTTGTTATTTATACTGAAatggtagaaaaaaaatattattaccaaCCAACcaaacaaaaattgtaataaacttatcagttgatttaaaaaatataaaaatggaaaGTTTATCAAGAGCGGCACACATAAAGTAATGTTGAAATAAACACTTATAGGAAATACggagaaaataaaaattgtttcttttgGATGTCAATAAACTATATTTTAACAAGCTATTCACAAAACCTTAATGAAGGAAGACTGGAATTTTTCCGTGCCCATTTTTAATGAGCACATTTATAAACTGACTTTCATGTTGGACAAACATCCATCATTTCTTTGTGAATTCTTTGTTATGAGACAATTGTAAATGCATTGTGATTCACACtcaatgggcctgaatcattgttgctgttttaaaacgcacgtaattcAGGTATACGCAGAATTCTGGGGATAAGTATGGTTGTAATTCCGCTGTGATCTACTAGACAAGaccctgcaggatacgtccaatacatatgtggaatataaaaaaacgcacagaaaaaaatatattaaactaatGTCACCTGTAATAACATAGGTAACAATGATAAAAcaaagtgaattttttttttttttatcccccccctcccacataaaatacatttattaggatgttcatAATGTCAACTGAgcataccgtatttttcgctccataagacgcacccgactataagacgcacctagtttttagggaaggaaaactggaaaaaaaagtattctgaaccaaatagcacacacacaaatgtaaatTATGGGGAGTCTGCGCTTCCCGGGTGAAGAGAAAATAGGCAGCCGGGGAGATAAAGGAGGGAAGAGTCCCACACCCCtagtagtaataaataaatagagatcTCCCAGCGCAAAGGGAAAGGGGTAGAGGATATGTAAGGAAAGAAACAATCCACCAAAACAGGGGAtaattgttgtaatgtgtttATGTATAAAGGGTATACACTGGTACAAAAAAGACCATATTACATCTAGGCATAAAAAGTATCAGAAGAAACAGATATCACAAAATGGTCACTTATGCCTCCCTAGGCATATATAAAGTGGTGCATTGaggaaaaaatttaaaattgagtaTACAAACACAGAAAAATACACTACCACATACTGTGTTTATTTCATTAGCCCAGCACTTCCCGGGACAGACTCTCCTGAGTTTGGGCTAATGGTAATTCATTTCCATATAGCGTTTTCTGTGTTTGTACactcaattttacattttttcctcAATGCACCACTTTATATATGCCTAGGGAGGCATAAGTGACCATTTTGGGATATCTATGTTTGTTTATACATAAACACATTCCAgcactagtaataataataacactatagcctccagcctCACCTAAGTCAAATGTCTGTACAAGTCACACATTTGATTCT is a genomic window of Mixophyes fleayi isolate aMixFle1 chromosome 2, aMixFle1.hap1, whole genome shotgun sequence containing:
- the MOGAT2 gene encoding 2-acylglycerol O-acyltransferase 2, which codes for MAIEFAPRSIPLERRLQTVAVIQWVYSFLALAQTCIILYFVLLFTRFWIISVVYGIWWFIDWDTPSQGGRRSPLLQKSVVWRYLRDYFPIKLVKTVDLDPRENYVFGFHPHGVLVAGAFTNFCTEATGFPELFPGVTPYLLMLPLWFRAPFFRDYIMSGGLIPSDRESASYLLKKKKSGNAIVIAVGGAPESLDARPGAFKLLLKDRKGFIKLAMQHGASLVPVFSFGENELFDQVDNPKGSFLRGVQEKLQKVMGVALPLFHARGVFQYSFGLLPYRRPIYTVVGKPIKVTENPTPTSEEIDKMHKIYIENLCELFEKHKTQYNVPADKHLTFI